In Kryptolebias marmoratus isolate JLee-2015 linkage group LG20, ASM164957v2, whole genome shotgun sequence, a genomic segment contains:
- the cldn1 gene encoding claudin-1, with protein sequence MANGGIQLLGFTLAFFGFLGIIASTVMVEWKASSYAGDNIITAQAMYEGLWKSCVYQTTGQIQCKVYDSLLQLPGMVQGARGLMLSAILLSFISILVATVGMKCTTCMSEQPEQKDKVALAGGVILLIAGLLALTGTSWYGHRIAQDFYNPLTPTNSRYEFGSALYVGWGASCLILIGGGFLCCNCSDKGGSMKAPRYPPPNSGSRV encoded by the exons ATGGCAAATGGAGGAATACAGCTTCTTGGCTTCACGTTGGCCTTCTTTGGCTTCCTTGGGATCATAGCGTCTACAGTTATGGTGGAGTGGAAGGCTTCATCCTACGCTGGAGACAATATCATCACAGCCCAGGCCATGTATGAGGGGCTGTGGAAATCCTGTGTATATCAGACCACTGGACAAATTCAGTGTAAAGTCTATGATTCCCTCCTCCAACTACCag GGATGGTGCAGGGAGCGCGTGGCCTGATGTTGTCTGCCATTTTGCTGTCGTTTATTTCCATTCTGGTGGCCACGGTGGGGATGAAGTGCACCACCTGCATGTCAGAACAACCAGAGCAGAAGGACAAAGTGGCTCTGGCTGGAGGGGTCATCCTCCTTATTGCTG gcctGCTTGCTTTGACTGGAACATCGTGGTATGGCCACAGAATAGCTCAGGACTTCTACAATCCACTGACCCCAACCAATTCCAG GTATGAGTTCGGGAGCGCCTTGTACGTTGGATGGGGAGCTTCCTGTCTGATCCTTATAGGCGGGGGCTTCCTCTGCTGCAACTGTTCTGACAAGGGGGGCTCCATGAAAGCACCACGCTACCCACCACCCAACTCTGGCAGCAgagtttaa